Proteins from a genomic interval of Papaver somniferum cultivar HN1 chromosome 4, ASM357369v1, whole genome shotgun sequence:
- the LOC113272314 gene encoding uncharacterized protein LOC113272314, translating to MAKRRGCRRTSNSMKLFDDLYNDFDLVDLPLSGAKYTWSRPPNKKSKIDRFLFSTDWEDHFPNIILKRLARPFSDHFPIELCLTDSDWGACPFRFQLAWLEGTNIISLMKEWWESFSFIGTAGSYFSKKLNALKEKLKEWNRDVFGSIDRTIDTALAKLKELEDIDDDRGLTEVEDDMLVTAKLEFDVAHRRQSMLMRQKSRIRYFRDGDRNTKHFHRVVKGYRALNNINNLRINGRWTGNKEEIKTGIANHFELAFKEVSNNRPRIKNMCLRRINENASVWLERHFSEEEVKNAIKDLGVDRAPGPDGFPMKFLLLVGIF from the coding sequence ATGGCGAAGAGAAGAGGTTGTAGAAGAACATCAAACTCAATGAAGTTATTTGATGATTTATATAATGATTTTGATCTTGTGGATTTGCCTTTATCCGGAGCGAAGTACACATGGAGTAGGCCGCCTAATAAGAAGAGCAAAATCGACCGCTTTCTTTTCTCTACGGATTGGgaagatcattttccaaatattatcctCAAGCGCCTTGCAAGACCCTTCTCGGATCATTTTCCTATCGAGTTATGCTTAACGGACTCGGATTGGGGCGCTTGTCCTTTTCGGTTCCAATTAGCTTGGCTTGAAGGTACTAACAtaatctctttaatgaaagaatgGTGGGAGTCTTTTTCTTTTATAGGTACGGCGGGTTCATATTTTTCAAAGAAGTTAAATGCTTTAAAGGAGAAATTGAAGGAGTGGAATAGAGATGTCTTTGGGAGCATTGATAGGACGATAGATACGGCACTTGCTAAATTGAAAGAATTGGAAGATATAGATGATGATAGGGGTCTAACCGAAGTCGAAGACGACATGCTTGTGACGGCTAAACTAGAATTTGATGTGGCTCATCGTCGCCAAAGCATGTTGATGAGACAAAAGTCGAGAATTAGATACTTTCGAGATGGCGATAGAAACACAAAACATTTTCATAGAGTGGTGAAAGGTTATAGAGCTTTGAACAACATCAACAACCTTCGTATTAATGGTAGATGGACCGGGAACAAAGAGGAGATAAAGACGGGAATTGCAAATCACTTCGAGTTAGCATTTAAAGAAGTTTCTAATAATCGTCCAAGAATCAAGAATATGTGCCTAAGGCGTATTAATGAGAATGCAAGTGTTTGGTTGGAGAGGCATTTTAGCGAAGAGGAGGTGAAGAATGCAATAAAGGATTTGGGAGTTGACCGTGCTCCGGGACCGGATGGCTTTCCTATGAAGTTTTTATTGTTGGTTGGGATTttctaa